The following are encoded together in the Scytonema millei VB511283 genome:
- a CDS encoding valine--tRNA ligase: MTATIPNLPSLYDPFTTEAKWQKFWEDNQVYKADPQRGGEPYCIVIPPPNVTGSLHMGHAFDNTLIDSLIRYHRMKGYNALYLPGTDHASIAVHTILEKQLQAEGKTRYELGREKFLERAWQWKESSKGTIVGQLRRLGVSVDWSRERFTMDEGLNKAVVEEFVRFHEEGLIYRSKYLVNWCPATQSAVSDLEVENKEVNGHLWHFRYPLTDGSGSVEVATTRPETMLGDTAVAVNPNDDRYKHLIGQTLTLPIMQREIPVIGDEFVDPEFGTGCVKVTPAHDPNDFEMGQRHDLPFINIMNKDGTLNENAGDFQGQDRFVARKNVVQRLETEGFLVKVEEYKHAVPYSDRGKVPIEPLLSTQWFVKIRPLADRTLSFLDEKNSPQFVPQRWTKVYRDWLVKLRDWCISRQLWWGHQIPAWYAVSETGGEICDNTPFVVARSEAEAREKAASQFGTDVKLEQDPDVLDTWFSSGLWPFSTLGWPDRTEDLEFYYPTATLVTGFDIIFFWVARMTMLGGHFTGQMPFKDVYIHGLVLDENGKKMSKSAGNGIDPLLLMDKYGTDALRYTLVKEVVGAGQDIRLDYNREKDESASVEASRNFANKLWNAARFVMMNLDGKTPQQLRSPLNPPLIRGEETDSLATPVRAGFERESIGLTDDLSLNPLLQLSDRWILSRYHQVVKQSTDYIDNYGLGEAAKGLYDFIWGDFCDWYIELVKSRLFQKDAEGAASRLVAQQTLAYVLEGILKLLHPFMPHITEEIWHTLTQAEEGQSISVQAYPESDATLIDPELEQQFELLIEAIRTLRNLRAEAGIKPGVKVKAVMQSESDRERQILTNSEAYIQDLAKVESLTITSALDTALEPAIADVVGTVQVLIPLAGVVDIAVLKAKLEKSLSKAQAEAKSLSARLSNPTFVDKAPADVVQGAKDALAEAEKQIEILQARLRLLN, translated from the coding sequence ATGACAGCAACCATTCCTAACCTGCCCAGCCTCTACGACCCCTTCACCACTGAAGCCAAGTGGCAAAAATTCTGGGAAGACAACCAAGTGTATAAAGCAGACCCCCAGCGCGGCGGGGAACCCTACTGTATCGTCATTCCTCCTCCAAACGTGACTGGTAGCCTTCATATGGGTCACGCCTTTGATAACACGCTGATAGATTCCCTAATCCGCTACCATCGCATGAAGGGATATAACGCCCTATATCTCCCTGGAACCGACCACGCCAGTATTGCAGTCCACACAATATTAGAAAAGCAACTGCAAGCAGAAGGCAAGACCCGCTACGAACTGGGACGAGAGAAATTTCTCGAACGCGCTTGGCAGTGGAAAGAATCATCTAAGGGTACAATTGTCGGTCAACTGCGCCGCTTGGGAGTTTCCGTAGATTGGTCGCGGGAACGCTTCACGATGGATGAAGGCTTAAACAAAGCCGTTGTCGAAGAGTTTGTCCGATTTCACGAAGAAGGACTGATTTATCGCAGCAAATATTTAGTGAATTGGTGTCCCGCAACTCAGTCAGCAGTATCCGATTTAGAAGTAGAAAATAAAGAAGTCAACGGGCATTTATGGCACTTCCGCTATCCATTAACTGATGGATCTGGGTCTGTAGAAGTAGCAACAACACGACCAGAGACAATGTTAGGTGATACGGCTGTCGCGGTAAATCCAAATGACGATCGCTACAAACATTTAATTGGTCAAACCCTAACTTTGCCAATTATGCAGCGAGAAATTCCCGTGATTGGCGATGAATTTGTCGATCCTGAATTTGGGACGGGTTGCGTTAAAGTGACTCCTGCCCACGACCCGAACGATTTTGAGATGGGTCAGCGTCACGATCTGCCGTTTATTAATATTATGAATAAAGACGGCACGCTGAATGAAAATGCAGGAGATTTTCAAGGACAAGATCGATTTGTTGCCCGTAAAAATGTCGTCCAACGTTTAGAAACTGAAGGATTTCTCGTCAAAGTAGAAGAATACAAACACGCCGTACCGTATAGCGATCGCGGAAAGGTTCCAATTGAGCCACTACTTTCAACTCAGTGGTTCGTCAAAATTCGTCCTTTAGCCGATCGCACTCTATCATTTTTGGACGAAAAAAATTCACCTCAGTTCGTCCCTCAACGCTGGACAAAAGTTTATCGCGACTGGCTAGTTAAACTCAGAGATTGGTGTATTTCGCGTCAACTGTGGTGGGGACACCAAATTCCGGCTTGGTATGCTGTCAGCGAGACAGGCGGAGAAATCTGCGATAACACGCCGTTTGTTGTGGCGCGAAGTGAGGCAGAAGCGCGGGAAAAAGCTGCTTCACAATTTGGCACAGATGTCAAGCTAGAACAAGATCCAGACGTATTAGATACGTGGTTTTCTTCAGGACTGTGGCCCTTTTCCACTTTAGGCTGGCCCGATCGCACCGAAGATTTAGAATTTTACTATCCTACCGCTACCTTAGTCACGGGATTTGACATCATCTTCTTCTGGGTAGCAAGAATGACGATGTTAGGGGGACATTTTACCGGACAGATGCCGTTCAAGGATGTCTACATTCACGGGTTGGTATTGGATGAAAACGGCAAGAAGATGTCCAAGTCAGCGGGAAATGGTATCGATCCGCTGTTACTCATGGATAAATATGGAACAGATGCCTTGCGCTATACCCTAGTGAAAGAAGTTGTCGGCGCGGGACAAGATATTCGACTGGATTACAATCGCGAAAAAGATGAATCGGCTTCTGTGGAAGCATCCCGCAACTTCGCGAATAAATTGTGGAACGCCGCCCGTTTCGTGATGATGAATTTGGATGGCAAAACTCCGCAACAATTGAGATCCCCCCTCAATCCCCCCTTGATAAGGGGGGAAGAAACAGATTCTCTTGCGACTCCCGTACGGGCGGGTTTTGAACGAGAATCTATTGGCTTAACTGACGATCTTTCGCTAAACCCGCTCCTACAATTATCGGATCGCTGGATTCTCTCTCGTTATCATCAGGTTGTCAAACAATCAACAGATTACATCGATAACTACGGATTAGGAGAAGCGGCAAAAGGTTTGTATGACTTCATCTGGGGCGATTTCTGCGACTGGTATATCGAATTAGTCAAATCTCGGCTATTTCAGAAAGATGCTGAAGGCGCAGCGTCACGGCTGGTAGCACAGCAAACTCTAGCCTACGTTTTAGAAGGTATTCTCAAACTCCTGCATCCCTTCATGCCTCATATTACTGAGGAAATTTGGCACACGCTGACGCAAGCAGAAGAGGGGCAAAGCATATCCGTACAGGCTTATCCAGAATCGGATGCGACTCTAATCGATCCAGAATTGGAACAGCAATTTGAGTTGTTAATTGAGGCAATTCGTACCCTGCGCAACCTACGGGCGGAAGCAGGAATTAAGCCAGGAGTCAAGGTAAAAGCGGTAATGCAAAGTGAAAGCGATCGCGAACGCCAAATTTTGACTAATAGTGAAGCTTACATTCAAGATCTTGCCAAAGTCGAGTCACTCACGATAACTTCAGCTTTAGATACGGCATTAGAACCCGCGATCGCCGATGTTGTCGGTACGGTACAAGTCTTAATTCCCTTAGCGGGAGTCGTTGATATTGCCGTACTCAAAGCTAAGCTAGAAAAAAGCCTTAGTAAAGCCCAAGCTGAAGCCAAATCTCTTTCGGCGCGACTATCTAACCCTACCTTTGTTGATAAAGCCCCTGCTGATGTCGTCCAAGGCGCTAAGGATGCTTTAGCCGAAGCCGAAAAACAAATTGAAATTCTCCAAGCCCGATTGCGACTGCTCAATTAA
- the nrdJ gene encoding ribonucleoside-triphosphate reductase, adenosylcobalamin-dependent, translating to MVRELQRLNPTSQFPETAPAANPVFFRTYSRRIGGGRETWEQVCDRTLRGLVELGKLTPAEAAILEKMQKEMKSLPSGRWLWVGGTEWISRQENFSGAYNCTSTNVVDWRAFGLMMDLAMMGCGTGAILEPQYINQLPVIRNRLHVTVEGEIGTTPASERQDETEVQIEGNIVSILVGDSRRGWVKSYQTLLELSTNESFSDIVHVSVNLGNIRPAGEILKGFGGVANPIKLPELYQRCAAILNKAVGRKLNSVECCLLIDEAAVVVVAGNVRRSAGMRQGTSNDELFANAKNNLWQQDENGNWRIDPERDALRMANHTRVFHQKPTLEECINAVRSQYYSGEGAIQYAPEAIARSNADFLSSQALKQEFVKTYVTSKEKAHIWLKERHLEITDSELEHRLSRYGLNPCGEILGGNFHCNLSEVHLNQIDPKNDKEQEEAFTAGALSVASLLNHKFLEPRYQFSRELDPIVGVSFTGLFDFFVRAFGVDWLRWWEQGRPAEFKIQNSEFGNENLAEYFRNEEREYLSRWRDLVFRVVWEYCDRHNIKRPNRCTTVQPSGTKSLLTGASPGWHPPKAQRFIRRITFRKNDPVALACIDYGYGVVPSQSDKDENGNLLNDPFDPRCMEWLVEIPVAVPWADLPGADEIEISKFSALAQMDFYMQVQKYYVTHNTSATIELRENEVEALGTRIYETIQNDEGYISAALLARFDDLQTFPRLPFEPITKAKYEELMQQVHSRRQVHDFYTALSRYDAQELDEAGPAGCDSDKCLFPHQEGARSEG from the coding sequence ATGGTGCGAGAGCTACAGCGCTTAAACCCAACCAGCCAGTTTCCCGAAACTGCCCCAGCTGCAAATCCAGTCTTCTTCAGGACGTATAGTCGGCGGATAGGAGGTGGGCGCGAAACTTGGGAACAAGTATGCGATCGCACCCTGCGCGGGCTAGTAGAATTGGGTAAACTCACCCCAGCAGAAGCCGCGATTCTCGAAAAAATGCAAAAGGAGATGAAATCTCTCCCTAGCGGGCGCTGGCTGTGGGTAGGAGGTACGGAATGGATTTCTCGCCAAGAAAACTTTTCCGGCGCTTATAACTGTACTTCTACCAACGTAGTAGACTGGCGGGCTTTTGGCTTGATGATGGACTTGGCAATGATGGGCTGCGGTACGGGTGCAATTCTCGAACCCCAGTACATTAACCAACTTCCCGTGATTCGCAACCGCCTCCACGTCACCGTAGAAGGAGAAATCGGCACAACGCCCGCTTCAGAACGGCAGGACGAGACAGAAGTACAAATCGAAGGTAATATCGTTAGTATTCTCGTGGGCGATAGCCGTCGAGGTTGGGTCAAGTCTTATCAAACTCTGTTGGAGCTATCAACCAACGAGAGTTTTTCGGATATCGTACATGTCAGCGTCAATCTTGGCAATATCCGTCCGGCAGGAGAAATATTAAAAGGTTTTGGCGGCGTTGCTAACCCGATTAAATTGCCAGAATTGTATCAACGCTGCGCGGCAATTTTAAATAAAGCCGTAGGCAGAAAACTGAATTCGGTTGAGTGTTGTTTATTAATAGATGAAGCTGCCGTTGTTGTAGTTGCCGGAAATGTTAGAAGAAGCGCAGGGATGCGTCAAGGAACTAGCAATGATGAATTATTTGCTAATGCTAAAAATAACCTTTGGCAACAAGATGAAAATGGGAATTGGCGGATCGATCCCGAACGCGATGCGTTGAGAATGGCGAATCATACTCGCGTATTTCATCAAAAGCCAACTTTAGAAGAATGTATCAATGCCGTTCGCAGTCAATATTATTCTGGTGAAGGAGCAATCCAGTATGCGCCAGAAGCGATCGCCCGTAGCAATGCAGATTTTTTAAGTAGTCAAGCACTAAAGCAAGAGTTTGTTAAAACATACGTAACTTCAAAAGAAAAAGCTCACATCTGGCTGAAAGAGCGCCATCTAGAAATAACAGATTCCGAACTAGAACATAGGCTTTCAAGATATGGTTTGAACCCATGTGGCGAAATTTTGGGTGGTAATTTCCACTGCAACTTATCGGAGGTTCATCTAAATCAAATCGATCCCAAAAATGACAAAGAACAAGAAGAAGCTTTCACCGCAGGCGCATTATCTGTTGCTTCTTTGTTGAATCATAAATTCCTTGAACCTCGCTATCAATTCAGTCGCGAATTAGACCCAATTGTAGGTGTTTCTTTCACGGGATTATTCGATTTCTTCGTCCGTGCTTTTGGTGTCGATTGGTTGCGCTGGTGGGAACAAGGAAGACCGGCAGAATTCAAAATTCAAAATTCGGAATTCGGAAATGAGAATTTGGCGGAGTATTTTAGAAATGAAGAAAGGGAGTATCTCAGTCGTTGGCGCGATCTCGTGTTTCGCGTTGTGTGGGAATATTGCGATCGCCATAACATTAAACGCCCGAATCGCTGTACTACCGTCCAACCTAGCGGTACTAAATCTCTACTGACTGGCGCGTCTCCTGGCTGGCATCCTCCCAAAGCCCAACGTTTTATTCGTCGGATTACTTTCCGCAAAAACGATCCAGTGGCACTAGCTTGCATTGACTACGGTTATGGTGTCGTTCCCTCCCAATCGGATAAAGACGAAAATGGCAATTTGTTGAACGACCCCTTCGATCCTCGTTGTATGGAATGGTTGGTAGAAATTCCTGTCGCCGTGCCTTGGGCAGATTTACCTGGTGCTGATGAAATTGAAATTAGTAAATTTAGCGCTCTAGCCCAAATGGATTTCTACATGCAAGTGCAGAAATACTATGTAACTCACAACACTTCCGCAACAATTGAGTTGCGAGAAAACGAGGTAGAAGCATTAGGGACGCGAATTTATGAAACCATTCAAAACGATGAAGGCTATATTAGTGCTGCCTTATTAGCCAGATTTGACGACTTACAAACTTTCCCCCGCTTGCCATTTGAACCGATAACCAAAGCTAAGTACGAAGAATTAATGCAACAAGTGCATTCCCGACGGCAAGTGCATGATTTTTATACTGCCCTCAGCCGCTATGATGCGCAAGAGTTAGATGAAGCAGGTCCAGCAGGGTGCGACTCAGATAAATGCCTCTTTCCTCACCAGGAAGGGGCGAGGAGTGAGGGGTGA
- a CDS encoding RNA recognition motif domain-containing protein, translating to MTIYVGNLSYRATEEDLRTVFAEYGTIKRIVLPMDRETGRMRGFAFVDMGEDAQEESAIAELDGAEWMGRQLRVNKAKPREENGGGGGGYRRNGAGVRARFGQE from the coding sequence ATGACTATCTACGTTGGAAACCTTTCTTACCGCGCTACGGAAGAAGACCTGAGAACTGTATTCGCAGAATATGGCACGATCAAGCGCATTGTCCTACCGATGGATCGGGAAACTGGCAGAATGCGCGGATTTGCTTTCGTTGACATGGGTGAAGATGCCCAAGAAGAATCAGCGATCGCTGAATTAGATGGTGCAGAATGGATGGGAAGACAGCTGCGAGTCAATAAAGCTAAACCCCGCGAAGAAAATGGTGGTGGCGGCGGTGGATATCGGCGTAACGGAGCCGGAGTGAGGGCAAGATTTGGTCAGGAGTAG